Proteins from a single region of Hordeum vulgare subsp. vulgare chromosome 6H, MorexV3_pseudomolecules_assembly, whole genome shotgun sequence:
- the LOC123405964 gene encoding protein NRT1/ PTR FAMILY 7.3-like translates to MAPSTVDPRCISPITEDGSMDRRGKPAVKAKTGKWKSSILLLVNYALVTCAFFGVGVNLVVFLRRVLHQNNAEAANSISKWTGTVYIFSLIGAFMSDSYWGRYITCAIFQMIYVTGLVILSLASWFLLVKPTGCGDVETHCDPPSTAGVALFYLSTYMIAFGNGGYQPSIATLGSDQFDETDPNEARSKVAFFSYFYLALNVGSIFSNTVLVYYEDAGQWVMGFWVSAGAAALALVLFLLGTPNYRYFKPTGNPLTRIAQVLVAACRKWRDHAPTHGELLHELDGDESYKESGIRKIMHSDQLRYLDKAATVTEEDYCEPERMKDPWRLCTVTQVEEVKCILKMLPIWMCTIVYSVVFTQMASLFVEQGTTMNTNIGSFHVPAASMSVFDILSVLAFIAIYRRVLVPVMARLSGNPQGLTELQRMGVGLVIGMGAMVVAGVVEVERLKRVAAPDQPSSLSVLWQVPQYALIGASEVFMYVGQLEFFNGQAPDGVKSFGSSLCMASISLGNYVSIMLVSVVTTLTAGDKRPGWIPGNLNSGHLDRFYFLLAALSLVDLAVYVACAMWYKGIKLDSNEEKGKVPVHV, encoded by the exons ATGGCTCCAAGCACCGTTGATCCGAGGTGCATATCTCCCATCACTGAAGATGGGTCGATGGACAGACGAGGAAAGCCAGCGGTCAAAGCAAAAACTGGGAAGTGGAAATCTTCCATCCTGCTGCTAG TTAACTATGCCCTTGTAACGTGCGCCTTCTTCGGCGTCGGGGTGAACCTGGTGGTGTTCCTGCGGAGGGTGCTCCACCAGAACAACGCCGAGGCGGCCAACAGCATCAGCAAATGGACCGGCACCGTCTACATCTTCTCCCTCATCGGCGCCTTCATGAGCGACTCTTACTGGGGCCGCTACATCACCTGCGCCATCTTCCAGATGATCTATGTCACG GGACTCGTGATACTGTCACTCGCGTCGTGGTTCCTGCTGGTGAAGCCCACCGGGTGCGGCGACGTGGAGACGCATTGCGACCCGCCGTCGACGGCGGGGGTCGCGCTCTTCTATCTGTCGACGTACATGATCGCGTTCGGCAACGGCGGGTACCAGCCGTCCATTGCCACGCTGGGCTCCGACCAGTTCGACGAGACGGACCCCAACGAGGCGCGCTCCAAGGTGGCCTTCTTCAGCTACTTCTACCTGGCGCTCAACGTGGGCTCCATCTTCTCCAACACGGTGCTGGTGTACTACGAGGACGCCGGGCAGTGGGTCATGGGCTTCTGGGTCTCGGCGGGCGCGGCGGCGCTGGCGCTCGTGCTCTTCCTCCTCGGCACCCCCAACTACCGCTACTTCAAGCCCACCGGCAACCCGCTCACCCGCATCGCGCAGGTGCTCGTCGCCGCGTGCCGCAAGTGGCGTGACCACGCGCCCACCCACGGCGAGCTGCTCCACGAGCTGGACGGCGACGAGTCTTACAAGGAGTCCGGCATCCGGAAGATCATGCACAGTGACCAGCTCAGGTACCTTGACAAGGCTGCCACGGTCACCGAGGAAGACTACTGCGAGCCGGAGAGGATGAAGGACCCGTGGAGGCTCTGCACGGTGACGCAGGTGGAGGAAGTGAAGTGCATCCTCAAGATGCTGCCCATCTGGATGTGCACCATCGTCTACTCCGTGGTGTTCACGCAGATGGCGTCGCTGTTCGTGGAGCAAGGGACTACCATGAACACCAACATTGGGTCGTTCCACGTGCCGGCCGCCAGCATGTCGGTGTTCGACATCCTCAGCGTTCTGGCGTTCATCGCCATCTACCGGCGCGTGCTGGTGCCGGTCATGGCGAGGCTGTCcgggaacccgcagggtctgacgGAGCTGCAGCGCATGGGTGTCGGGCTCGTGATCGGCATGGGGGCTATGGTGGTGGCGGGCGTGGTGGAGGTGGAGCGGCTGAAACGGGTGGCCGCGCCGGACCAGCCGAGCTCCCTGAGCGTCCTGTGGCAGGTGCCGCAGTACGCGCTGATCGGGGCTTCGGAGGTGTTCATGTACGTCGGGCAGCTGGAGTTCTTCAACGGGCAGGCGCCCGACGGCGTCAAGAGCTTCGGCAGCTCGTTGTGCATGGCGTCCATCTCGCTCGGGAACTACGTGAGCATCATGCTGGTCAGCGTGGTGACCACCCTGACCGCCGGGGACAAGAGGCCTGGGTGGATCCCGGGTAACCTCAACTCCGGCCACCTCGACAGGTTCTACTTCCTCCTCGCGGCGCTCTCGCTCGTCGACCTCGCCGTGTACGTGGCCTGCGCGATGTGGTACAAGGGCATCAAGCTCGACAGCAACGAGGAGAAGGGAAAGGTGCCGGTGCATGTTTAG